Within the uncultured Bacteroides sp. genome, the region GTATAGGTATGGTAAGTCCATACGGAATCGGCGGTTTCATTTGGCTTTTCATTCGGGTGATAAACAGGAAGCACCATGTTCTTCTCCGGTATGAAACGTTTCAGTGATTCATAATCGCCTACTCCCACTGAACCGACTTCCGAGTTGAAAGGCCAGGTTTTGTAGTTCCAGAATACACTCAGGGGCTGAATGGAGTATGGACCATCACCGTTTCCACCAATGGTATTTAATGACATCTTTTCGGTATTGGAAAAATCGAAGAACATACGGGTACCGTCCAGTTTGGCGATAATTGAATCGCGCAAAACAGTCAGGATATCATCAGGGGGAGCAATTTCATTTCCACCGCACCAGATTGCCAGTGATGGGTGATTGCGTACCATTTTAACCATATCGGCTGCACATTCCAGGAACAGACTGTGGTTATCCGGATACTTTCTACGTGTCCACTGATCTTCCTTTTTCATTGGATCCAGCCATCGGCCATTGCAGTCGCCGGACATCCAGAAATCCTGGAACACAAGCATACCATAACGGTCACAAGCTTCATAGAATTCAGGACGTTCTACCAAAGCGCCTCCCCAGATACGGATCAGGTTCAGATTCATATCACGGTGATAGCGGATTTCAGTATCGTAGCGTTCAGGGGTAAAACGAAGCATTGCATCCGAGATGATCCAGTTACCACCTTTGATAAAGATCTTCTGACCGTTGACATGTATTTCACGGCTGCTGGTTATCGGGTTCCACTGAGTCTGGATTTCTCTTACACCAAACTGAAGGTTTTCACTGTCTGAAATTCCCTTGTTTTTTTCTTCAAAAGAGATTTCGGATTTATAAAGATTCTGTTCGCCGTAACCGGAAGGCCACCAAAGGCGAGGATTCTGCATCTTGTAAACCGGCAAGGAAACGGTCTGCCTTGAATTGGGTTCAAGGGTTACTTCTTTGGAGATTACGTTTCCTTCAACTGAAAATTTAACCACACCCGACACTACGTTATCCGAAGCATTTTCTACTTCTGCTGAAACTTTGATCAGGGCTTCGCTCTGTTTGCCTTCGGGGGTGCGTTTGCCGGGAACCTGAGTAATGATATGCGGATCACTTAAATTCACACTGCCTGTCTTTTCAATATATACCTTATCCCAGATTCCGGTATTACGGTCACGGATCGGGCGGATCCAGTCCCAGCCAGCTACATACTGGTGGGAGACTCCACGTGCTATTGTTCCGTCACCTCCCTGGCCTCCGTTAGGATTACCAACCGGATCGGGAGGGAAGACAATCACAGCAAGGCGGTTATCTCCTGTCTTTGATAAAAGTTTTGTGATATTGAATGATTTGCGAAGATACATACCTTCATACGGTTCCTTGTTTACAAGCTCACCATTCAGGTATATCCTGCAGCTATAGTTAATGCCTCGGAATTTAAGCCATACCTGATTTCCGTTTTCAGGTTGTTGTTCCTTAAAGTTCTTTACAAACCAGAAAGTATAGTAATCCCTGCCGGTTTTATAGATATCTGGTATCTGTTCGTTGTTCATGCCATAGAAAGGATCCGGTATCTCTTTGTTGGCAAGCAGGGTTGTTAGCACCGTACCGGGAACAACGGCATTTTTCCATGCCGATAAAGAATAAGATGGTGTGGAGATATCCTCTCCCGAGGCTTTTTCTTCTTTTATTGATCTGCACTTCCAGCCACTATTGAGTTCATAGCGGTTCTGAGCAAAAGAACCGGTTATACAGAACAAAGAAAACAAAGCTACTATAAAACTGTGTCTTTTCATCATTATTATATTCTTGCTATATACATTTCTTAAAGTTATGGTTATGCTTCATTCGGTAAACATTTACATTTCCGAATGGGGACGGTCAGCCGGAGCTGTGCCCCATGAGGATGGTTTGTTGCCCATCTCAATAACCAGCTTTCCTCCGTTCATTATATCTTTGTACAGGATATAGGATTTTGGATAGTTCTTTCCGTTCAGGGTTACTTTCTGAATGTATTTATTCGCAACACTGTTATTCAATACATTCATGGTAAATGTCTTATTGTTACCCACGCTGATGGTGGCATTGTTCACTACCGGGCTCCCGAAGACATAACAGCCGTTTGAAGGGTTAAGAGGATAGAATCCCAATGACGAGAGGACATACCAGGCCGACATCTGTCCAACATCCTCGTTTCCGCAAAGGCCATCAATCTTATCTGTATATAATGTATTCATTATCTCACGTACCTTATCCGCCGTTTTCCAGGGTTGTCCCACATAGGCATACATATAGGTTATATGATGGCTCGGTTCGTTGCCATGAGCATATTGTCCGATCAGACCGCTGATATCAGGGGAAGCGTCTTTTCCAAGCTCGCCTTTGGCCAGAAAGAGCGAATCCAGTTTGGAAGTAAATGCTTTTTCTCCCCCGAAAAGTCCGATCAATCCTTCCACATCCTGGGGTACCAGCCAGGTATATTGCCAACCGTTTCCTTCGGTATAGTCGTTCTGACGGTGAATGGAAGTAAACGGGTTAAACGGGGTTCTCCAGGTATTATCGTTTACACGTCCTCTGGCAAAGCCTGTCTGGGTATCGAAATAGTTACGGTAGTATTTCCCGCGTTTATCGAAATAGTTGTAATCTTCTGTAAAGCCTTCTTTCTTTGCTACCTGTCCGACGCTCCAGTCGGCAATGGCATATTCCAAACCCATAGCTACGGATTCAACGGTACTGTCAGCAGGTATATAGCCGTACTTCCTTACGTATTTCAAACCACGGCTGTCCTGCATCATGGTCTTCTTCATTGCCTCGTAAGCCAGTTTCTTATCAAAGCCCTTTATTCCTTTCAGACAGGCATCGGCAACGACCATTACAGCCGGACAACCGACCATGCAATAGGTCTCATTACCCATCAGATGCCATACCGGAAGTTCTCCCTGCTGCTGATAGATGGCCAGCATCGTATTCACAAAATCGCTGGTTCTTTCCGGTTG harbors:
- a CDS encoding glycoside hydrolase family 2 TIM barrel-domain containing protein, translated to MMKRHSFIVALFSLFCITGSFAQNRYELNSGWKCRSIKEEKASGEDISTPSYSLSAWKNAVVPGTVLTTLLANKEIPDPFYGMNNEQIPDIYKTGRDYYTFWFVKNFKEQQPENGNQVWLKFRGINYSCRIYLNGELVNKEPYEGMYLRKSFNITKLLSKTGDNRLAVIVFPPDPVGNPNGGQGGDGTIARGVSHQYVAGWDWIRPIRDRNTGIWDKVYIEKTGSVNLSDPHIITQVPGKRTPEGKQSEALIKVSAEVENASDNVVSGVVKFSVEGNVISKEVTLEPNSRQTVSLPVYKMQNPRLWWPSGYGEQNLYKSEISFEEKNKGISDSENLQFGVREIQTQWNPITSSREIHVNGQKIFIKGGNWIISDAMLRFTPERYDTEIRYHRDMNLNLIRIWGGALVERPEFYEACDRYGMLVFQDFWMSGDCNGRWLDPMKKEDQWTRRKYPDNHSLFLECAADMVKMVRNHPSLAIWCGGNEIAPPDDILTVLRDSIIAKLDGTRMFFDFSNTEKMSLNTIGGNGDGPYSIQPLSVFWNYKTWPFNSEVGSVGVGDYESLKRFIPEKNMVLPVYHPNEKPNETADSVWTYHTYTGVGYEGFLEPYGTPSDIKDFCMKAQLVNYDQYRGLMEGFSSHMWNWYTGVIIWKTQNPWTAMRGQMYDYYLDPNACLFGLRNGSEKLHAMCNPTDGTLMLVNNSFKACQNLTLTATWFDMDGKSREITQKSTSIDASSSKKLFSIRKELDALAKEKGGFLRLQLMDETKQVVSENIYWLPDGTGKYSGLGEMGKAKLRVSAKFIKSGKIEVTLANPAGNPVAFFNRISVIDKKTGERILPSFYSDNYCSVVPGGVKTIEIDCNNIGQSVPLISVSGWNVELQKISLSKIK